The following coding sequences lie in one Gloeocapsa sp. PCC 73106 genomic window:
- a CDS encoding cofactor assembly of complex C subunit B has product MAKVDQNRILRLLPLVSGGLGGALLLFNRLSTLELTNSQARSDVLGVILSALLILVGLLWQQIQSRNPESVTLIGEEGFELDPQLPDSVKTELAWASHLLLTNTVTRSVVIYYEGRVLLRRGILGKTAQVKPGPIIHRCLKTSKPVYLVSLKLYPGGIEFDYLPENTQGVICQPLGKEGVMILGANAPRSYTKQDETWIEGIADKLAITLAQ; this is encoded by the coding sequence ATGGCTAAAGTAGATCAGAATCGCATCCTGAGATTACTACCCCTTGTGAGCGGTGGCTTGGGAGGAGCACTATTACTCTTCAACCGTCTAAGTACCCTAGAATTGACTAATTCTCAAGCTCGCTCTGATGTACTCGGGGTAATTTTAAGCGCCTTACTGATCTTAGTGGGGTTACTTTGGCAACAAATTCAAAGCCGTAACCCCGAAAGCGTAACCTTAATCGGTGAAGAGGGTTTTGAACTAGATCCTCAATTACCTGACTCAGTCAAAACCGAGTTAGCTTGGGCTTCTCATCTGTTACTCACCAATACCGTGACTCGTTCTGTAGTTATCTACTATGAGGGTAGAGTTTTACTCAGGAGAGGTATCCTAGGAAAAACAGCACAAGTCAAACCTGGACCAATTATTCATCGCTGTTTAAAGACGAGCAAACCAGTATATCTAGTGTCCCTGAAACTTTATCCAGGGGGTATCGAATTTGATTACCTCCCGGAAAATACTCAAGGAGTCATCTGTCAACCCTTAGGGAAAGAAGGAGTCATGATCTTAGGTGCTAATGCTCCTCGTAGTTATACCAAACAAGATGAGACATGGATCGAAGGGATCGCTGACAAATTAGCTATTACTCTAGCCCAATGA
- a CDS encoding M67 family metallopeptidase, whose product MIYIDLHHIEAIKNHGVKTYPEECCGLLLGKAVAQGKLVQQVWETVNSWEPESFEDLATPGASKLNRFSIAPETLLAAHKKAREVELDIVGIYHSHPNHPAIPSEFDRAVAHPGYSYLIISVHQGQPQSMLSWELDPQRQFQSEEIITI is encoded by the coding sequence ATGATTTACATTGACTTACATCACATAGAAGCCATAAAAAATCACGGGGTTAAAACTTATCCAGAAGAATGCTGTGGACTTCTATTAGGTAAAGCAGTAGCCCAGGGAAAGCTAGTACAACAGGTTTGGGAAACGGTGAATAGTTGGGAACCCGAAAGTTTTGAAGATTTAGCAACACCAGGAGCAAGTAAACTCAACCGCTTTAGTATAGCACCTGAAACTCTATTAGCAGCTCACAAAAAAGCTCGCGAAGTTGAGCTAGATATCGTTGGTATTTATCACTCTCATCCCAATCATCCAGCTATTCCCTCAGAATTTGATCGAGCGGTTGCCCACCCGGGTTATTCCTACCTGATTATTTCTGTACACCAAGGTCAACCCCAATCAATGTTAAGCTGGGAATTAGATCCACAGCGTCAATTCCAATCGGAAGAAATTATAACGATTTAG
- the rpaB gene encoding response regulator transcription factor RpaB has translation METYKEKILVVDDEASIRRILETRLSMIGYEVVTAADGEEALAVFHETHPDLVVLDVMMPKLDGYGVCQELRKESDIPIIMLTALGDVADRITGLELGADDYVVKPFSPKELEARIRSVLRRVDKNGNPGIPSSGVLQISSIRIDTNKRQVYKGDARIRLTGMEFSLLELLVSRSGEPFSRSEILQEVWGYTPERHVDTRVVDVHISRLRAKLEDDPSNPELILTARGTGYLFQRIMEPGEE, from the coding sequence TTGGAAACCTACAAAGAAAAAATCTTGGTTGTTGATGATGAAGCGAGCATTCGTCGCATTCTCGAGACTCGCCTATCCATGATTGGCTATGAAGTAGTCACAGCAGCAGACGGGGAAGAAGCTCTAGCAGTTTTTCATGAGACCCATCCTGACTTAGTAGTTTTAGACGTGATGATGCCTAAACTCGACGGTTACGGCGTCTGTCAAGAACTACGCAAAGAATCAGACATCCCTATCATCATGTTAACTGCCTTGGGGGATGTAGCCGATCGCATTACCGGACTAGAACTAGGCGCCGATGACTATGTAGTCAAACCATTCTCTCCCAAAGAGTTAGAAGCGAGAATTCGCTCAGTACTACGCCGAGTAGATAAAAATGGTAATCCTGGAATTCCTAGTTCTGGAGTACTGCAAATCAGTTCCATTAGAATAGACACCAACAAGCGCCAAGTCTACAAGGGAGACGCCCGTATCCGTTTAACGGGAATGGAATTTAGTTTGCTAGAACTACTAGTAAGTCGTTCGGGAGAGCCATTTTCTCGTTCAGAGATTTTACAAGAAGTTTGGGGCTATACACCAGAACGTCACGTTGATACCAGAGTTGTAGATGTACATATCTCTCGACTTAGAGCTAAGCTAGAAGATGACCCCAGTAATCCCGAGCTAATTTTAACAGCTAGAGGTACGGGCTATCTCTTCCAGAGAATTATGGAACCAGGAGAAGAATAA